The region CCGGAAGTCGGCAGAGGAGGAGAGTTTGTGCGGGCGGGGTAACACGATGTCGCTGCGCTTCGGGCGTTTATGCCGTCAGGCTTGCGCGGCCCTTCTTGCGGCGCGCGGAAACGATTGCGCGGCCGGCGCGGGTGCGCATGCGGGCACGGAAGC is a window of Corynebacterium pseudogenitalium DNA encoding:
- the rpmH gene encoding 50S ribosomal protein L34; protein product: MSKRTFQPNNRRRSRKHGFRARMRTRAGRAIVSARRKKGRASLTA